The Lysinibacillus irui sequence AGCTAGCAAACAGGAAGCTGAGTGCAAAAAGGCTAACAACAATGATTCCACCTAGAGGAAAATTATCGTAATTCTGTTGCCATAAAGGCTCCCATCTTTTTTCGTCTGGGTTTCCCCAAACAGCCACAAGCAGCCCAAATGTAGCACTCATTAAAATGAAAAATAAAGTAAACAATCTTGAGATAAAGGCAATCATTTGCGTAGCACCTCCAAATCTCCAAGCCATGTTGCGACATGAATAATCAAAATACGTTTTGCATCCTCAGGGTTGCCATCGGAGAAGCTAACACTTTCATTTAATATACGTTGTGGCCCTACATGTAAGCATGTAAGCTCACCAAATAATGTTGTATAGTGTAAACGGAAAGGGATTTCATATGGAATATAGATCTGAACTTTGCCGATACCTTGCCGAATCGTAATAAGACTAGTACCAGCAGGTAAAATGGTTTGTGTTGTATCAATAGTTATATCTCCTGCAAGGCGTTGAATTTGGACATCTTGCCATTTATACGCTTCCGTAGGAGCAGGTATTGTACCGATTAAGTCATTTTTAGTCGCAGGGAGTTTTTCAAATAGCTCTGCACCAACCACTTTTGGCTCGTTTTCTCGTTGTAAGTATTGATAGAGCATATATAAGAGCATGATTACAATGAATAAACGTAAGCTCCACATAGTAAACAGAGCAACCGCAATAAAGAAAATTCCTGTCCATTTGAAAAAACGTACTTTTTTGGAAAAACTTAAATAGAGAAGTACTGCCCCAATCAATAAACAGAAGGCGCCACCATTATTAAAAATAGTGAGCTCTACAAAAACGAGTAAAAAGAAGCATAGTACCCAAAATGTGAGCTTATTAGTTGTGAAATTTTGCAAGAGGGTCACCCTTCCTTCTACTAATAGTATAAGAGAGGGAATGGGTCCCTCTAATTTAAAACGTGAAAGAATGCGCCTTATAAAGTTGGCGCATTGCTTTCATTATATCATGTTATTTATTTTCAATTAGCAGTGGTGAGCTTTCTTCGGCTGCTTTTTTTTCTAATTCTGCCAATCTTGCCTCAAAAGTTGTAACCTCATGATCTTTGTCGATTTGGTAAGCTAATTTATCAATATAGGCTTCTAAATCTTCAAAATTTGTTTTATTGTTTTTGGCAATCATACCGTCCATTTGATGATGAGCACGTGTTACGTTTTCTTTCCCCATCAACTGTAATTGACGTACTTTCATGTCTTTAATTTTATGTTTCATTGTTTCGAATTTGCGCTCAAGCTCGAAGTATTCTCGTGTACTCGCCTCAATACTTGCTTGTAATGTATGGTTTCGCGCTGTGTAAGCTGTTACTTCATCTGTTGCGAAATCAATTAAATCTTGCTCTCCGCTAGTTGTTGCTAACGCCAATTGAGATTCACGTTTTGCGAGTAATTCAGCGTTCTCTTTAAATTCTTGCTCCAATTTTTCCTTTAATTGCCCTTGACGTTCTAATAATTTACCTGTTTGTTCTGTTTGTTTTTCTGCCTCGCGAATGTACTGGTTTAACATCGCAATTGGATTTTTTTGTTCCTTTTTATCAAATAGGTGATGTATGTCCGCCTCTACTGTATATCTAAAACGTTGAAATAAATTCATGTAAATTCGCTCCTTTTATTTTGTTAGATTTGACCATTCTTTTTCAAAGTTTGTAAATGGATCTTCTTCTTTTTTCCCTTCAATTGTAGGGATTTTTACATCTTCGCCATTCCATTTTTTATAGATGACGTAGATAATAGCGATTGCTGCAAGACCGATCATGGCTGGAATGTTAGAAACTGCAGATAGGACTCCGATTAGACCAACCGTAAACCAGAAAATTTTCCCGAATGTGGATTTGCTAGCGATGTAGAAATGCATGCCCAGTGCTACAAATAATCCGGAGAATAGTAAGCCTGCAAGTGGTCCGATTAAGGCAAGTGCAACACATGCTGCGATGACGCCTCCAGTTAATAAAAGAAATTTTCTCATTTGTTTTAGCTCCTTTCGTTTGTACCTTTATGTTACCTATTTGCATGATTGTCTAAAACGGACTCGAAATTGATTTTGTACTAGGTCTTGAGGCGGAGCTTCTTCTAAGCAGCAGTAATAGAGGGGATTTCGGAGTGTTTTACGACTTACTTTTACTATTTTTGATAACTATTCATCGATTTCTAATGCGAATTTTAGCTTTTGTCATAAAGTCATTTTTAGAACCGAAACTAGAATTTTTTCGACAAAAATAGAAGATAGATCCTTCCTTCGTTTGACAAATTAACAAGAGTGGATGAGCTATACTTATGGAAAAGAAACGAGCGAAGGAGGATTTCTGTTGAGAACCTATTCTATATATAAAATAAAAGAAGAGCATTTAACGTTTATTTTTGGCAGAGAGCGTAAGTTGTTGGAAATGATGCAAGGCTGTGAAGACGCCAATGAGAAATCCTTAAAAGAGCTTGCCTATATATGCGAATCCGTTCGTTTTGAAGAAATTGCAGCAATGTTGGAGCATCAACTTGATTCTAAATATGCCCATTTAGAAAGAGCTCGCAATGCTTTGTTTTTAGAACATCCTATAAAAGGCAAAATGGCTATTTATTTAGTCGATCGTAAAATTTGCGTTTATTGCGAAGGTTCGCGAATGCTAGATTTAGATCTATTTCAAATGCTTGCTAAAATGAGTGAACGGTTTATTGCTTTTAATAAACAGGATAATGAGTGTGGGTGGTTAAAGCCGATGAAGTATACAATGCACTAGGAAAATTCACTACAATATATAGTAACATGCTATCATTTGGTGTATAATGGAGCGTGGAGAGTTTTTCTCGGTATATTGTAGTGGAGGAGGTTGGTTGTATGCCTACATGGGGCTGGATTATTATCGTAATTATCGCATTAGCAGCGGGCGCGGCACTTGGTTTCTATTTCGCTCGTCAAGCTATGATGAAATATTTAAAAGAAAACCCACCTATTAATGAGCAAATGATTCGAATGATGATGGCACAAATGGGTCGTACGCCGTCTGAAAAGCAAGTACGTCAAATGATGGCACAAATGAATAAATTCCAAAAGTAATCGGAATTTTTAAGGAGCAGCTAGTTTCAGTAACTGGTTGCTTTTTTCGTGGGTTCAAAAAGAAGGGATTATCTCAAAAGTAAATTGAGATAATCCCTTCTTTTTGTTTAAGAAATGTTTAATAATGGAGCAGCTATACATTTTTTATCTCAAATATTCAACACTTCTATTATTTCATGAAGGACAAAAAAGCGGATATCGAAAACCCCTTGAAATGGGAGGAACATATTATCAGATTGTTATTCTCTTTAAAAATATAAAATTTCATGCAATTTAAAATATTTACACTTATTTTTGGGAAACTAGCTATAATAGGTAGTATTGATAGAAAAGGAGCTGTTAGAAATGGAACGTGAAAAGACAAATGTAGAAAGTTTTGATCTGGATCATACGAAAGTAAAAGCACCGTATGTTCGTTTAGCAGGTGTTAAAACTGGGAAAAATGGCGATGAAGTGTACAAATACGATATACGCTTTAAACAGCCCAATAAAGAGCACATGGAAATGCCAGCCTTACATTCTTTAGAGCATTTATCAGCTGATATTATCCGCAATTACTCTGATCATATTGTTGATTTCAGTCCAATGGGTTGCCAAACAGGCTTCTATGTATCACTTATTAATCACAATGATTATGAAGATTTATTATCTATTTTGGAAAAAACCTTTACAGATGTGACGAAAGCAACAGCAGTGCCTGCATGCAATGAGGTGCAATGTGGATGGGCGGCGAGCCATAGCTTGGAAGGGGCACAAGCCTTAGCGAAAGAATTTTTAGCAAAACGTGATGAATGGCATATCGTTTTTGCGGAATAAAATAACTTAAAAACCTTGCGTGATTTTTAATCAGCAAGGTTTTTATATTGCTAAAAATGGAAAGGTATGACGTTGGAGGAGGAAGAATCTCGATTTATTTTTTGGTAAATAAAACTTTCTAAAAAATCATGAATTAAATCTTCATATTCATCCATATTTTCATTAAAGGACTGTGCATGTGCACCTGTATCAAAGAGTTTTAATTTTTTTGGACCTACTTTTTTATTGTATAAATCAAGTGACATAGAGGCTGGAATAAATGTATCTGGAATACTATGGATAAAAAGTATTGGCTTTTCAATATGGGTAACTGCTTCAGCAGGTGTGACACTTTTAAAAGAGTAGCCATCTCTTAGGCGAACGAAGAAATCGGCAAAACGGATGGGTATAATGGAACCGTATTTAAATTCTGTTTTGGCGATTTGCTTGAGAAGCATCGAAAAGTCAGAGAACGCACAATCGGAAATGTAAAAATCAGCACCATCTTCTACTGTCCCAGCATACAGTAGCATAGTTGCAGCACCCATGGATTCACCATGAATACCAAGAATAGCATCCTCACCAATCATCGCCTTGACTGTTTTCACAACCGCATCCAGATCGTTTTTCTCATAATAGCCGTAACTCGTAGTTTTGCCTCCAGATTCACCGTGGCGACGGTGGTCAAAAATAACTGAATTATAGCCAAGTCTTTCAAATAATCGCGCGTATTTTACGGAATTTATTTTATTTTCCGTAACACCATGACAAATGATAATGGTGTTATTGGTTTCCAAAGGTTGAAACATAATGCCGCGAATGGTGTAACCATTTGGAGAATCAATATTGAGTTCACACTTCAAATTATTATTATACCAAGCTTCGTCAAAGCGCTTAGCTGTCGTTTCACGTTCGCGAACAAATTCAGGATCTTTTTGCTGTATATACATTAATTTATTGGAAAGCGCGAAGCCGAACAAACCTGTTGCAGCCGCGGCTAGCGTTGTCGTAATACCAGAAAATAAAAGCATCTTCTTTTTCATCTAAAACACCTCCACATGCTATTTCTTATTTGTAATGTTCCCAACTAAGATTGTTTAAAACACGTCAACATTTTACAATAACTTTGGCAAAACTGCGATTATTTCTATTATCGAAAATCGTCAAAACATTTGTTAAAATATACATATCTGCTAGTAGCATATGCATGCAGTGTTGATTTTTGAACGGGGAAAAGGGGAGAATGGACATGACAAATGAGGTAGTAATCGTGAGTGCTGTGCGTACAGCTATAGGCTCATTTCAAGGGACATTGAAAGACGTACCAGCAACAACTTTAGGTAGTATTGTCATTAAAGAAGCATTAGCTCGTGCAGGTGTAGCAAAAGAGCAGGTCGATGAGGTGATTATGGGGA is a genomic window containing:
- the liaF gene encoding cell wall-active antibiotics response protein LiaF — its product is MQNFTTNKLTFWVLCFFLLVFVELTIFNNGGAFCLLIGAVLLYLSFSKKVRFFKWTGIFFIAVALFTMWSLRLFIVIMLLYMLYQYLQRENEPKVVGAELFEKLPATKNDLIGTIPAPTEAYKWQDVQIQRLAGDITIDTTQTILPAGTSLITIRQGIGKVQIYIPYEIPFRLHYTTLFGELTCLHVGPQRILNESVSFSDGNPEDAKRILIIHVATWLGDLEVLRK
- a CDS encoding PspA/IM30 family protein is translated as MNLFQRFRYTVEADIHHLFDKKEQKNPIAMLNQYIREAEKQTEQTGKLLERQGQLKEKLEQEFKENAELLAKRESQLALATTSGEQDLIDFATDEVTAYTARNHTLQASIEASTREYFELERKFETMKHKIKDMKVRQLQLMGKENVTRAHHQMDGMIAKNNKTNFEDLEAYIDKLAYQIDKDHEVTTFEARLAELEKKAAEESSPLLIENK
- a CDS encoding lmo0954 family membrane protein: MRKFLLLTGGVIAACVALALIGPLAGLLFSGLFVALGMHFYIASKSTFGKIFWFTVGLIGVLSAVSNIPAMIGLAAIAIIYVIYKKWNGEDVKIPTIEGKKEEDPFTNFEKEWSNLTK
- the sirA gene encoding sporulation inhibitor of replication protein SirA; this encodes MRTYSIYKIKEEHLTFIFGRERKLLEMMQGCEDANEKSLKELAYICESVRFEEIAAMLEHQLDSKYAHLERARNALFLEHPIKGKMAIYLVDRKICVYCEGSRMLDLDLFQMLAKMSERFIAFNKQDNECGWLKPMKYTMH
- a CDS encoding YneF family protein, which produces MPTWGWIIIVIIALAAGAALGFYFARQAMMKYLKENPPINEQMIRMMMAQMGRTPSEKQVRQMMAQMNKFQK
- a CDS encoding S-ribosylhomocysteine lyase, with amino-acid sequence MEREKTNVESFDLDHTKVKAPYVRLAGVKTGKNGDEVYKYDIRFKQPNKEHMEMPALHSLEHLSADIIRNYSDHIVDFSPMGCQTGFYVSLINHNDYEDLLSILEKTFTDVTKATAVPACNEVQCGWAASHSLEGAQALAKEFLAKRDEWHIVFAE
- a CDS encoding alpha/beta hydrolase, translated to MKKKMLLFSGITTTLAAAATGLFGFALSNKLMYIQQKDPEFVRERETTAKRFDEAWYNNNLKCELNIDSPNGYTIRGIMFQPLETNNTIIICHGVTENKINSVKYARLFERLGYNSVIFDHRRHGESGGKTTSYGYYEKNDLDAVVKTVKAMIGEDAILGIHGESMGAATMLLYAGTVEDGADFYISDCAFSDFSMLLKQIAKTEFKYGSIIPIRFADFFVRLRDGYSFKSVTPAEAVTHIEKPILFIHSIPDTFIPASMSLDLYNKKVGPKKLKLFDTGAHAQSFNENMDEYEDLIHDFLESFIYQKINRDSSSSNVIPFHF